ACTAGCACAACAAAGAAACTTCAATATAACTCCTGGTTCTTCTCTAACACCTACGGCCAATTCGTCATGGTTTTCACTCTCAAGGCGCTTTGCCTTTGGGTTTTATGAGCAAACTAATGGCTACGCTGTTGGAATCTCCATCAGCAGCATGCCAAACAAGACAGCAGTGTGGACAGCAAACAGAAACAGTCCTGCTGTCCCAAGCAGCGCTGTCTTGCTCTTAACTAGTGATGGAAGGCTCATTGTACAAGTAGGACAAGGCCAAGAAATCTCTGTCATAAATCCCTCTCAAGCCATTGCTTCAGCTTCCATGCTGGACACGGGCAACTTTGTGCTCTACAATTCTAATCACAATGTCATATGGCAAAGTTTTGACAACCCGACAAACACCATTTTACCTGGTCAGCATCTCTCTGCTGGACAAGAGCTGTTCTCGAGTGCCTCGGAAAAAGATGATTCACGTGGGATTTTCCGTCTCAAAATGCAAAGCGATGGGAACCTCGTTCAGTACCCTGTCCAGACACCAGACAGTGCCCCATATTCTTACTTCTCAACAGGCACCAATGGAGTAGGGAATAATGTTACACTGAATCTTGGCGATGATAGCCTCCTCTACTTACTAAATTCAACTCTCAGTCTCAGAAATCTAACAAAGGGAGGCTATCCTAGAGAACGGACCATCTATTTGATGAAAATTGATGTTGACGGTATTCTTCGAGTTTATTCACATTCTCTGAGCCAACAAAACAGCTCTGCAATATGGTCATCAACAGATGATAGATGTGTTCCAAAAGGCCTTTGTGGGCTTAATGGTTTTTGTATCAATATAGATGATCAAGTTAACTGTGCGTGTCTTCCAGGATTTGATTTTGTAAGGCCAGGCAATTGGAGCGCAGGCTGTGAAAGAAATTTCACTGCAGAAACCTGTCGGTTAAAGGAGAAGACTTCTAAATACTATGCGATGAGAACAGTTGAGAACACAAGATGGGAAGATATCTCTTATGCTACCTTGGTcacaacaacaaaagaagattGTGTACAAGCCTGTTTACAGGATTGTAATTGTGAGGCTGCTCTATTCAAAGATAGAGAGTGTAGAAAGCAGAGGCTGCCACTGAGATATGGAAGAAGAGACATGAGTGATTCTAATCTAGCATTGGTCAAGGTGGGCATTAACGAGTTTGCAGAAGAAGGGTTGTTTAACCAGATTGAAGAAACAAAAGGAGAAAAGCTAAGGATGGACATCCTAATTGCCGGCATTACATTGGCTGCTTTTGCTTTCTTGGTGTTGGGCATCTCCGGATTCCTCA
The sequence above is drawn from the Nicotiana tabacum cultivar K326 chromosome 13, ASM71507v2, whole genome shotgun sequence genome and encodes:
- the LOC107831577 gene encoding G-type lectin S-receptor-like serine/threonine-protein kinase LECRK3, coding for MAVLLWLLFLSAFHVVALAQQRNFNITPGSSLTPTANSSWFSLSRRFAFGFYEQTNGYAVGISISSMPNKTAVWTANRNSPAVPSSAVLLLTSDGRLIVQVGQGQEISVINPSQAIASASMLDTGNFVLYNSNHNVIWQSFDNPTNTILPGQHLSAGQELFSSASEKDDSRGIFRLKMQSDGNLVQYPVQTPDSAPYSYFSTGTNGVGNNVTLNLGDDSLLYLLNSTLSLRNLTKGGYPRERTIYLMKIDVDGILRVYSHSLSQQNSSAIWSSTDDRCVPKGLCGLNGFCINIDDQVNCACLPGFDFVRPGNWSAGCERNFTAETCRLKEKTSKYYAMRTVENTRWEDISYATLVTTTKEDCVQACLQDCNCEAALFKDRECRKQRLPLRYGRRDMSDSNLALVKVGINEFAEEGLFNQIEETKGEKLRMDILIAGITLAAFAFLVLGISGFLIHRNHIWTYRKIQESRSVHLCEDVGPRAFSYAELEQATSGFTEELGRGAFGTVFKGILAEDQKVVAVKRLDKELVEGEKEFQTEMKIIGRTHHRNLVRLLGYCLDGSRRLLVYEYMSNGSLSDILFTPEKQPTWEERCGIARDIARGLLYLHDECDTQIIHCDIKPQNILMDDNFCAKISDFGMAKLLKKDQTRTYTGVRGTRGYVAPEWHRKLPVTVKADVYSFGVVLLELICRRKCVDWSLAEDESILEYWVYSCFEAGELGKLVGEEEVERRQFERMVKISIWCIQDEPSLRPSMKKILLMLEGTVDIPVPPSPTSFLSTI